A DNA window from Vigna angularis cultivar LongXiaoDou No.4 chromosome 1, ASM1680809v1, whole genome shotgun sequence contains the following coding sequences:
- the LOC108336787 gene encoding hypersensitive-induced reaction 1 protein — translation MGNFLCCVKVEQSTVAIKEGFGRFEKVLQPGCHWMPWFLGKQLAGHLSLRQQQLDLRCETKTKDNVFVNVVASIQYRALAERASDAFYRLSNTKIQIQAYVFDVIRASVPKLNLDDAFEQKNEIARAVEEELEKAMSAYGYEIVQTLIVDIDPDDRVKRAMNEINAAARSRVAANDRAEAEKILLIKRAEGEAESKYLSGLGIARQRQAIVDGLRDSVLGFSVNVPGTTAKDVMDMVLVTQYFDTMKEIGAASKSSAVFIPHGPGAVRDVATQIRDGLLQASHQ, via the exons ATGGGGAATTTTTTGTGTTGTGTGAAAGTTGAGCAATCTACAGTGGCTATAAAAGAAGGATTTGGACGATTTGAGAAGGTGCTTCAGCCAGGATGCCATTGGATGCCATGGTTCCTTGGGAAACAACTTGCTGGTCATCTCTCTCTTCGACAACAACAATTGGATCTTCGTTGTGAGACCAAGACAAAG GATAATGTCTTTGTTAATGTTGTTGCCTCAATTCAATATCGTGCCCTGGCCGAGAGGGCCAGCGATGCTTTTTACAGACTTAGCAATACAAAAATCCAAATTCAGGCATATGTTTTTGATG TAATTAGGGCAAGTGTTCCAAAGCTGAACTTGGATGATGCTTTTGAGCAGAAAAATGAAATTGCCAGAGCTGTGGAAGAAGAGCTTGAGAAG GCTATGTCAGCTTATGGGTACGAAATTGTTCAAACACTGATTGTTGATATAGACCCAGATGATCGTGTGAAGCGAGCTATGAATGAAATCAATGCTG CTGCAAGATCGAGGGTGGCAGCTAATGACAGGGCAGAGGCAGAGAAGATCTTGCTAATTAAACGAGCAGAGGGTGAGGCTGAATCTAAATATCTCTCTGGGTTGGGTATTGCTCGGCAACGTCAAGCAATTGTGGATGGATTGAGAGACAGTGTGCTTGGATTCTCAGTCAATGTACCTGGGACGACTGCAAAAGATGTCATGGACATGGTCCTTGTCACTCAGTATTTTGATACTATGAAAGAAATTGGCGCTGCCTCCAAGTCTTCTGCTGTCTTTATTCCACATGGGCCTGGTGCTGTTCGCGATGTTGCTACCCAAATTCGTGATGGCCTTCTTCAGGCTTCTCATCAGTAG